The Terriglobia bacterium genome contains a region encoding:
- a CDS encoding glycosyltransferase encodes MDAIPVFSVVIPSHNGRDRLALTLDSIAASDFDLARLEVIVVDDASTDGTVEAFRDRIYPYRFSLRRGEYSNQSAATNEAIRHASGTYVLSTAQDILFHRDLLSRHLAWHEQFAGEDVAVLGYLPYPPNLTVTPFMSYLVQGGFQFAYWMIKDPLNVPPAFLYAPNFSVRREVLARVGSFDPGFPYGCQDSDLGIRLAEQGVRIVYEARAIGYHNHPVELREYVRRQERVGAGLVRLEAKHPDHEGGPVVWDSVIRGYLMYSATELDRDLDTVARLEKSLGESGTRYRKLWNEAFCEATPVDRFSACDQRTLQTAEALFNAYNRVLSFHWWKGYFAEYARARGIESVARVVRARVGRSQPSMQLRRIAESRLREHGIEIALSTPRDFRTSVVVHALDDYGSAARWLERFLTAPDPPRNHQVLLVIARDAISGSEVTKLSEVAEVVPCDGLDEGILEALGRSFADTVVVTSARVEPAHPRYRLLAETCFARFPDLAVLGGNVVDGAPRRRRYGFRFDGSALVETENGSRKPSSNRGPVPVDVAIPEFLIVRRAVAERLLAERASGSGETRPWNFELCGVAARARQRVLGLPELAVS; translated from the coding sequence GTGGATGCCATACCTGTCTTCTCCGTCGTCATCCCGTCCCACAACGGACGCGACCGGCTCGCGCTCACGCTCGACTCCATCGCCGCCTCCGATTTCGACCTGGCCAGGCTCGAGGTCATCGTCGTGGACGATGCTTCGACCGACGGCACGGTCGAGGCGTTCCGGGACCGCATCTACCCGTACCGGTTCTCCCTCCGCAGGGGGGAGTACTCCAACCAGTCCGCGGCCACCAACGAGGCGATCCGGCACGCCTCGGGGACCTATGTCCTCTCGACGGCCCAGGACATCCTCTTCCACAGGGACCTGCTGTCGCGGCACCTCGCCTGGCACGAGCAGTTCGCGGGCGAGGACGTGGCGGTCCTCGGCTACCTCCCGTACCCCCCGAACCTCACGGTCACGCCGTTCATGTCGTACCTCGTCCAGGGCGGCTTCCAGTTCGCGTACTGGATGATCAAGGATCCCCTGAACGTCCCGCCGGCCTTCCTGTACGCACCGAATTTCTCGGTGCGGAGGGAAGTTCTCGCTCGCGTGGGGAGCTTCGATCCCGGCTTCCCTTACGGCTGCCAGGACTCCGATCTCGGCATCCGGCTCGCGGAGCAAGGGGTGCGCATCGTCTACGAAGCCCGCGCCATCGGCTACCACAACCACCCGGTGGAGCTTCGCGAGTACGTCCGGCGCCAGGAGCGCGTCGGTGCCGGGCTGGTCCGCCTCGAGGCCAAGCACCCGGATCACGAGGGCGGGCCCGTGGTGTGGGACTCCGTGATCCGAGGCTACCTGATGTACTCGGCGACCGAGCTCGATCGGGACCTGGACACGGTGGCACGGCTCGAGAAGAGCCTCGGGGAGTCCGGCACGAGGTACCGGAAGTTGTGGAACGAGGCGTTCTGCGAAGCCACTCCCGTCGACCGGTTCTCGGCGTGCGACCAGCGCACGCTCCAGACGGCGGAGGCGCTCTTCAACGCTTACAACCGGGTGCTGAGCTTCCACTGGTGGAAGGGGTACTTCGCCGAGTACGCTCGAGCGCGCGGGATCGAGAGCGTGGCGCGGGTCGTTCGGGCGCGCGTCGGGCGGAGCCAGCCGTCGATGCAGCTCCGTCGGATCGCGGAATCGAGGCTCAGGGAGCACGGCATCGAGATCGCCCTCTCGACCCCCCGAGACTTCCGGACGTCGGTGGTCGTTCATGCCTTGGACGACTACGGGTCAGCGGCTCGCTGGCTCGAGCGGTTCCTGACGGCACCCGATCCGCCTCGAAACCACCAGGTCCTCCTCGTCATCGCACGAGACGCGATCTCGGGCTCCGAGGTGACCAAGCTGAGCGAGGTGGCCGAGGTCGTCCCGTGCGACGGCCTCGACGAGGGGATCCTCGAGGCGCTCGGCCGGTCCTTCGCCGACACGGTCGTGGTCACGTCGGCCCGGGTCGAGCCGGCCCACCCGCGCTACCGGCTGCTGGCCGAGACCTGCTTCGCGCGATTCCCGGATCTCGCGGTCCTGGGCGGGAACGTCGTCGACGGTGCACCGCGAAGGCGTCGCTACGGATTCCGTTTCGACGGAAGCGCCCTCGTCGAGACCGAGAACGGCTCGCGGAAGCCGTCGTCGAATCGAGGTCCCGTTCCGGTGGACGTGGCGATCCCCGAGTTCTTGATCGTGAGGCGCGCCGTGGCGGAGCGCCTCCTCGCGGAGCGGGCGTCGGGAAGCGGGGAAACGAGGCCATGGAACTTCGAGCTGTGCGGGGTCGCCGCCAGGGCCCGCCAGCGGGTGCTGGGGCTGCCGGAGCTGGCCGTTAGCTGA
- a CDS encoding flagellin, translating into MSSSFSIVNNIGALNALNRLGTTKNGLSKTLERLSSGLRINSAADDASGLAIADGLRADVAALNQAVRNANDGASVVQVADGAMAEVSTLLQRAVSLAEQAASDTSGADSGNAKTSINGEYQQILQEINRISLTVDFNGQVLLGTSGATFDVQVGASNTTAANTITLTTSALTATGTATGGLGLTGTGTGVGVTTTALTTKAGAKTELDLVRAAIDDIASRRGQLGAALNRLDATVSVVGTQAQNLSAAESQIRDADVAGEIVNLTKWQVLNQTGLSALAQANTSAQSVLTLLR; encoded by the coding sequence ATGTCCAGTAGCTTTTCGATTGTGAACAACATCGGTGCCCTGAACGCCCTCAACCGCCTCGGCACGACCAAGAACGGCCTGTCCAAGACGCTAGAGCGCCTGTCCTCCGGCCTCCGCATCAACTCCGCCGCGGACGACGCCTCCGGTCTCGCGATCGCCGACGGGCTCCGCGCCGACGTGGCCGCGCTGAACCAGGCGGTCCGGAACGCGAACGACGGCGCCAGCGTCGTGCAGGTGGCCGACGGCGCGATGGCGGAAGTCTCGACCCTCCTCCAGAGAGCCGTCTCCCTGGCCGAGCAGGCCGCTTCCGACACGTCCGGCGCGGACAGCGGCAACGCGAAGACCTCGATCAACGGGGAGTACCAGCAGATCCTCCAGGAGATCAACCGCATCAGCCTGACGGTCGACTTCAACGGCCAGGTCCTGCTGGGCACCAGCGGCGCCACCTTCGACGTCCAGGTGGGCGCGTCGAACACCACCGCGGCCAACACGATCACGCTCACGACCTCGGCGTTGACGGCGACCGGCACGGCCACCGGCGGCCTCGGGCTGACCGGCACGGGGACCGGCGTCGGCGTCACCACCACGGCCCTCACGACCAAGGCCGGCGCGAAGACCGAGCTGGATCTCGTCCGCGCGGCGATCGACGACATCGCCAGCCGCCGGGGCCAGCTCGGCGCGGCCCTGAACCGTCTCGACGCGACGGTCAGCGTGGTCGGCACGCAGGCCCAGAACCTCTCCGCGGCCGAGAGCCAGATCCGCGACGCCGACGTGGCGGGCGAGATCGTGAACCTGACCAAGTGGCAGGTGCTGAACCAGACCGGTCTGTCGGCTCTGGCGCAGGCGAACACGTCCGCGCAGAGCGTGCTCACGCTGCTCCGGTAG
- a CDS encoding tetratricopeptide repeat protein yields the protein MREPVVRVAVALLLAAVVLAAFWPVLGAGFIAYDDAVYVTKNPNVQRGFDAASLKWAWSSFYALNWHPLTWMSHTLDWRLFGPRPAGHHLTSLLLHVANTLLLFLVLVRATGATGRSAAAAALFGIHPLHVQSVAWVAERKDVLSTLFWMISMMAYVRYARAPSLPKYLVVAAAFALGLAAKPMLVTLPFALLLLDVWPLGRWGARGARFLLAEKLPLIALSAIFGAVTFAAQRSGGGIASAEVVPLGLRVSNALVSYVRYLGKTIWPRGLAIFYPHPLDTLPAWQVLGAALFLTAVTLTAVRQRRGHPYLLFGWLWYVGTLVPVIGLVQVGAQAMADRYTYVPAIGVFVAACWGVAALLDRLMPRRPAASRRWAAILGSAAVLLLAVATRAEAGFWRDSRTLFEHALAATKNNYTAHTGLGSALAAKGSVDEAIAHYRRAIEIRPTYALAHGNLGVALAGQGKTDEAIEEYRRALALDPSLHDTHNNFGNALVTQGKVDEAVGHFAESLRLRPGDALTHFNWGTALATVDRWHDAAEHFSEAIRLQPGYGKAHSNLAAALFYQGEYALAWCEVREARASGFEPPQRLIELLGEKLPEPARH from the coding sequence ATGCGGGAACCCGTCGTTCGCGTCGCGGTCGCGCTGCTCCTCGCCGCGGTGGTGCTCGCCGCGTTCTGGCCCGTGCTCGGCGCGGGGTTCATCGCCTACGACGACGCCGTCTACGTCACGAAGAACCCGAACGTCCAGCGGGGATTCGACGCGGCGAGCCTGAAATGGGCTTGGTCGTCCTTCTACGCCTTGAACTGGCACCCTCTGACGTGGATGTCCCACACGCTGGACTGGAGGCTCTTCGGCCCCCGGCCCGCCGGGCATCACCTGACCAGCCTGCTCCTCCACGTGGCGAACACGCTCCTCCTGTTCCTCGTCCTCGTTCGCGCGACCGGCGCGACGGGCCGCAGCGCCGCCGCGGCGGCGTTGTTCGGCATCCATCCTCTCCACGTCCAGTCGGTCGCCTGGGTGGCGGAGCGCAAGGACGTCCTGAGCACGCTCTTCTGGATGATCTCGATGATGGCGTACGTGCGCTACGCGAGGGCTCCCAGCCTACCGAAGTACCTCGTCGTCGCGGCCGCGTTCGCACTCGGGCTCGCAGCGAAGCCGATGCTCGTGACGCTCCCGTTCGCGCTCCTGCTCCTCGACGTCTGGCCGCTCGGGCGGTGGGGGGCGCGCGGGGCCAGGTTCCTGCTGGCCGAGAAGCTCCCTCTCATCGCGCTCTCGGCGATCTTCGGCGCGGTGACGTTCGCTGCGCAACGGTCCGGCGGAGGTATCGCCTCGGCGGAGGTGGTCCCCCTGGGACTCCGGGTGTCGAACGCGCTGGTCTCGTACGTGCGGTACCTCGGCAAGACGATCTGGCCGCGCGGCCTCGCCATCTTCTACCCGCATCCCCTGGACACCCTCCCGGCCTGGCAAGTGCTCGGGGCGGCGCTGTTCCTGACGGCGGTGACGCTGACCGCGGTCCGCCAGAGGCGAGGCCATCCCTACCTGCTCTTCGGGTGGCTCTGGTACGTCGGGACCCTCGTCCCGGTCATCGGACTGGTCCAGGTCGGCGCGCAGGCGATGGCGGATCGGTACACGTACGTCCCCGCGATCGGAGTGTTCGTTGCCGCCTGCTGGGGCGTCGCGGCGCTGCTCGATCGTCTCATGCCGCGGCGCCCCGCGGCCTCCCGTCGGTGGGCCGCGATCCTGGGTAGTGCAGCGGTACTCCTGCTGGCGGTCGCGACGAGGGCGGAAGCGGGCTTCTGGCGCGACTCGAGGACGCTGTTCGAGCACGCGCTCGCGGCCACGAAGAACAATTACACCGCCCATACCGGTCTGGGATCCGCACTGGCGGCGAAAGGGAGCGTGGACGAGGCGATCGCCCACTATCGTCGCGCGATCGAGATCCGCCCCACCTACGCGCTCGCACACGGCAATCTGGGGGTGGCGCTCGCGGGGCAGGGGAAGACCGACGAGGCGATCGAGGAGTATCGTCGCGCGCTCGCCCTCGACCCGTCCCTGCACGACACTCACAACAACTTCGGGAACGCGCTGGTCACGCAGGGGAAGGTGGACGAGGCCGTTGGGCACTTCGCCGAATCGCTCCGCCTCCGACCCGGGGACGCGCTCACGCACTTCAATTGGGGGACCGCCCTCGCGACCGTCGACCGCTGGCACGACGCGGCCGAGCATTTCTCGGAGGCGATCCGCCTGCAGCCCGGGTACGGGAAAGCGCACAGCAACCTGGCCGCCGCCCTTTTCTACCAGGGGGAGTACGCGCTGGCGTGGTGCGAGGTTCGTGAGGCGCGAGCGTCGGGATTCGAGCCGCCCCAGCGCCTGATCGAGCTCCTCGGCGAGAAACTGCCGGAACCCGCCCGTCACTGA
- a CDS encoding flagellar protein FlaG: protein MNPSVLPVAAASGTPPVVSRQVRPTAPPEGAATSAPSEVDTRQAVASALNDGGNRIVFGSHSAEFSYDAEADRVVVRIYSANSQPREVIRQIPPQDYLSFVTRFREMLGVLFDNKL, encoded by the coding sequence ATGAACCCCTCCGTCCTGCCCGTGGCCGCGGCGAGCGGAACCCCGCCGGTCGTCTCGCGTCAGGTCCGACCCACCGCGCCTCCGGAAGGCGCCGCCACCTCCGCTCCATCGGAAGTCGACACGCGCCAGGCGGTGGCTTCGGCGCTGAACGACGGGGGCAACCGGATCGTGTTCGGCTCGCACAGCGCCGAGTTCTCCTACGACGCGGAGGCCGATCGCGTGGTCGTCCGAATCTACTCGGCCAACAGCCAGCCTCGCGAGGTGATCCGGCAGATTCCGCCCCAGGATTACCTGTCGTTCGTCACACGGTTCCGCGAGATGCTCGGGGTGCTCTTCGACAACAAGCTCTGA
- a CDS encoding lipid-binding SYLF domain-containing protein, translating to MRSVPALLIASLITFPAVAGGAKPAVARRLVDAEAVLKALATAPDKGIPKDLLEKAECIGVFPGVKKGAFVVGGEYGHGVFTCREKDGTMGPPAFFTMGGGSFGWQFGGQEADLVLLVMNDDGIKHLLSDKFTVGAEASAAAGPVGRSAEAATDAQLHAQILSWSRSRGLFLGASLAGTVIKPDVRSTDAFYDAPIAAREILTRPPTSVPREAEAFMKTTDTYARHS from the coding sequence ATGCGGAGCGTACCTGCACTGTTGATCGCGAGTCTGATCACGTTCCCCGCCGTGGCCGGAGGCGCGAAGCCCGCGGTGGCCCGCCGGCTCGTCGACGCCGAGGCGGTCCTCAAGGCATTGGCGACCGCTCCGGACAAGGGGATTCCCAAGGACCTGCTCGAGAAGGCGGAGTGCATCGGCGTGTTCCCCGGAGTGAAGAAGGGCGCCTTCGTGGTCGGCGGAGAGTACGGTCACGGCGTCTTCACCTGCCGGGAGAAGGACGGCACCATGGGTCCGCCGGCGTTCTTCACGATGGGCGGCGGCAGCTTCGGCTGGCAGTTCGGCGGCCAGGAGGCCGATCTGGTCCTTCTCGTCATGAACGATGACGGCATCAAGCACCTCCTTTCGGACAAGTTTACGGTCGGCGCGGAGGCGAGTGCCGCCGCGGGACCCGTCGGGCGATCGGCTGAGGCGGCCACCGACGCCCAGCTGCACGCGCAGATCCTGTCGTGGTCGCGCTCGCGGGGGCTCTTCCTCGGGGCGTCACTCGCCGGCACGGTGATCAAGCCGGACGTCAGGTCGACCGATGCGTTCTATGACGCTCCGATCGCCGCACGGGAGATCCTCACCCGGCCTCCCACCAGCGTTCCCCGGGAGGCAGAGGCGTTCATGAAGACCACCGACACCTACGCACGCCACTCGTAA
- a CDS encoding lantibiotic dehydratase family protein: protein MAHLALLRVAGLPFETLAALSAPAAAAAAERLHGAEAARLSEAAAVSDLLFVAAGEPGGDPARVRARFALLRLRRDVHNRRPLRPLDLEAARSLLAPDAALRVERLREISDRRDRLLASCREALREEVPRCRRALLRVIASPLVQHGIYLASRSLLPKVRKLSGGDPEAWGHDERHTAAKALAYAARFCTKTSPNGVFCAVALASIEGDSADIDGAPGISLTDVILNIAEARKVGACLASDPAVDLAVFPRPNPTLREVDGGFTFWKPASRRNATDEEIFSRAKDHPVLRLFVEEAARGIHDATALKRAVASRLGVAPGVLTEFYRALVDRGILIAEIEVAYNSRRPLRDLASAVRAAGCEPPWLEDVERVEAEVDALPGLDFPSRVEAMEAIGRRLDALPHARPLKADELFRVDASSDLSLRLPRRLLQDLDGPMGAFARLIGGMYPEDLHAQTLAARFLKEFPGDTDVPFLDLYRGLAAEPDESGRPVEFPMPKEEPTAKGRLKEAQDTLRRIRDWFVERARSAAPGEEVEIDAATVDRLAGAAPEPRWAAGVLFQVAARSARAIEEGHYRLVLSSLFNGTGLALARFAHFLGKGRPAEENPIVLEMRHGWSALGRHGAVLAEVTYNHEARTANAGLRPALFEHEIELPGDRASRGASAIPLGDLTVRYVSVSGRFVLRSASRGVEVIPVLSSGVNPVGIVSDLVHIGQQGWQSIGYLPGFRADSITRWPRFTFGRTVLFRERWVLRPTDFPPVGDEEFFIDAALWRRGLGLPRHIFVHTVFDPKPYYVDLESPLLTDLLRRTVAGLLGQEDAVLFATEMLPAPDEMWLEGEGGRHASEILVQMQGPGARAIDEGDIDAGVARPDALT, encoded by the coding sequence TTGGCCCACCTCGCTCTCCTCCGGGTCGCCGGCCTCCCGTTCGAAACGCTGGCGGCGCTGAGCGCGCCGGCGGCGGCGGCGGCCGCGGAGCGTCTCCACGGCGCCGAGGCGGCACGACTCTCGGAGGCCGCCGCCGTCTCGGACCTGCTCTTCGTCGCCGCGGGCGAGCCGGGCGGGGACCCGGCGCGCGTCCGGGCCCGCTTCGCGCTGCTGAGGCTGCGACGGGACGTGCACAACCGCCGCCCGCTCCGACCCCTCGACCTGGAGGCGGCGCGGTCGCTGCTGGCGCCGGACGCCGCCCTGCGGGTCGAGCGGCTGAGGGAGATTTCGGACAGGCGCGATCGGCTCCTTGCCTCCTGCCGGGAGGCGCTCCGCGAGGAGGTCCCGCGGTGCCGCCGCGCGCTCCTGCGCGTGATCGCCTCGCCGCTCGTCCAGCACGGCATCTACCTCGCGAGCCGCTCGCTCCTGCCCAAGGTCCGGAAGCTCTCGGGAGGAGATCCCGAGGCGTGGGGACACGACGAGCGCCACACCGCCGCCAAGGCCCTGGCCTACGCGGCGAGGTTCTGCACGAAGACGAGTCCCAACGGCGTCTTCTGCGCCGTGGCGCTCGCCTCGATCGAAGGGGATTCGGCGGATATCGACGGGGCGCCGGGGATCTCCCTGACCGACGTGATCCTGAACATCGCGGAGGCACGGAAGGTCGGCGCCTGCCTCGCGAGCGATCCGGCGGTCGATCTCGCGGTGTTCCCGAGGCCGAACCCCACGCTCAGGGAGGTCGACGGCGGGTTCACGTTCTGGAAGCCCGCGAGCCGGAGGAACGCTACGGACGAGGAGATCTTCTCCCGCGCGAAGGACCACCCGGTCCTGCGCCTCTTCGTGGAGGAGGCCGCGCGCGGGATCCACGACGCGACCGCGCTCAAGCGTGCGGTGGCGTCGCGGCTCGGCGTGGCCCCCGGGGTGCTGACGGAGTTCTACCGCGCGCTCGTGGATCGCGGAATCCTGATCGCGGAGATCGAGGTTGCGTACAACTCCCGCCGCCCGCTCCGTGACCTGGCCTCCGCGGTTCGCGCCGCCGGGTGCGAGCCTCCGTGGCTCGAGGACGTCGAGCGGGTCGAGGCGGAGGTCGACGCGCTCCCCGGGCTCGACTTCCCGTCCCGCGTCGAGGCGATGGAGGCGATCGGGCGGAGGCTCGACGCGCTGCCGCACGCGCGTCCCCTCAAGGCCGACGAGCTGTTCCGGGTCGACGCGTCCTCCGATCTCTCGCTCCGGCTTCCGAGAAGGCTGCTCCAGGATCTCGACGGGCCGATGGGAGCCTTCGCGCGGCTGATCGGCGGCATGTACCCGGAGGACCTCCACGCCCAGACGCTGGCGGCCCGGTTCCTCAAGGAATTCCCGGGCGACACCGACGTGCCGTTTCTCGACCTGTACCGGGGGCTTGCCGCCGAGCCCGACGAGTCGGGCCGCCCGGTCGAGTTCCCGATGCCCAAGGAGGAACCGACGGCAAAGGGCCGGCTCAAGGAAGCCCAGGACACGCTTCGGCGGATCCGGGACTGGTTCGTGGAGCGCGCGCGCTCCGCCGCGCCGGGCGAGGAGGTCGAGATCGACGCGGCGACGGTCGATCGCCTCGCCGGAGCCGCGCCGGAGCCGCGCTGGGCGGCCGGCGTGCTGTTCCAGGTTGCCGCGCGGTCCGCACGCGCGATCGAGGAGGGGCACTACCGTCTCGTGCTCAGCTCGCTCTTCAACGGCACCGGGCTCGCCCTCGCGCGGTTCGCGCACTTCCTCGGCAAGGGACGGCCGGCGGAGGAGAACCCGATCGTCCTCGAGATGCGCCACGGCTGGTCCGCCCTCGGTCGCCACGGCGCCGTGCTCGCCGAGGTGACCTACAACCACGAGGCCCGCACCGCGAACGCGGGCTTGAGGCCGGCGCTGTTCGAGCACGAGATCGAGCTGCCGGGCGATCGCGCATCAAGGGGGGCGTCGGCGATCCCGCTGGGGGACCTGACGGTGCGCTACGTGAGCGTCTCTGGCCGGTTCGTCCTCCGCTCGGCGTCCAGAGGCGTCGAGGTCATACCCGTCCTGAGCAGCGGCGTGAACCCGGTCGGGATCGTGTCGGATCTCGTCCACATCGGCCAGCAGGGGTGGCAGTCCATCGGCTACCTCCCTGGCTTCCGCGCCGACTCGATCACGCGATGGCCCCGGTTCACGTTCGGGAGGACGGTGCTCTTCCGCGAGCGCTGGGTCCTGCGCCCGACGGACTTCCCGCCGGTCGGCGACGAGGAGTTCTTCATCGATGCGGCCCTCTGGCGCCGCGGGCTCGGCCTGCCCCGACACATCTTCGTCCACACGGTCTTCGATCCGAAACCGTACTACGTGGATCTCGAGTCCCCCCTCCTGACGGATCTCCTGCGCCGGACCGTCGCGGGGCTTCTGGGCCAGGAGGATGCGGTGCTCTTCGCCACCGAGATGCTCCCCGCGCCGGACGAGATGTGGCTCGAGGGCGAGGGGGGCCGCCACGCCTCCGAGATCCTGGTGCAGATGCAGGGGCCCGGGGCACGAGCGATCGATGAAGGCGACATCGACGCAGGCGTTGCCCGACCGGACGCGCTGACGTAG
- a CDS encoding thiopeptide-type bacteriocin biosynthesis protein, producing MEPASRLFAYVHAPREDHEPLLLGAIAPLVREIRGHPDLDSVSFSRTDTPDWLIRLLVRGRREWIEGAVRPRLREILRALERVAIVDERDLPGYRLEVRRWGGVEGILLAERTSHHDTLACLDWLELESRRLVSRTRREYSLLMTERLLDLLRLDRGQRLAFYRKGYAWPLEQGTWTGADLEALDRKFLGLRQGLTDLLRDAAGSDPVAVWGGGEAARVAERCLLALGPLADAWIEARDAGRLEADWIHLVWSLAHVHSIRLGIESVPEAILRYFMYRFHSEGAAPGHADALPGPGA from the coding sequence ATGGAACCCGCAAGTCGCCTGTTCGCCTACGTCCACGCGCCCCGCGAGGACCACGAGCCCCTGCTCCTCGGTGCGATCGCTCCGCTCGTCCGGGAGATCCGGGGTCATCCGGATCTCGATTCGGTCTCCTTCAGCCGAACCGACACCCCCGACTGGCTGATCCGGCTCCTCGTCCGCGGCCGCCGTGAGTGGATCGAGGGGGCCGTTCGGCCGCGACTTCGGGAGATCCTTCGCGCGCTCGAGCGGGTCGCGATCGTCGACGAGCGCGATCTTCCGGGCTATCGCCTGGAGGTCCGCAGGTGGGGGGGCGTCGAGGGTATCCTCTTGGCCGAGAGGACCTCCCATCACGACACGCTGGCGTGCCTCGACTGGCTCGAGCTCGAATCGAGGCGGCTCGTCTCGCGCACGCGCCGCGAGTACAGCTTGCTGATGACGGAGCGCCTCCTCGATCTCCTCCGGCTCGATCGCGGACAGCGGCTGGCCTTCTATCGGAAGGGATATGCCTGGCCGCTGGAACAGGGGACGTGGACCGGGGCCGACCTCGAGGCCCTCGATCGGAAGTTCCTCGGCCTTCGGCAGGGCCTCACGGACCTGCTACGCGACGCGGCCGGGAGCGATCCCGTGGCGGTGTGGGGAGGCGGCGAGGCCGCCCGCGTCGCCGAGCGGTGCCTCCTCGCGCTCGGCCCGCTCGCGGATGCCTGGATCGAGGCTCGGGACGCCGGCCGGCTCGAGGCGGACTGGATCCACCTCGTTTGGTCCCTGGCGCACGTCCACTCGATCCGGCTGGGCATCGAGTCCGTCCCCGAGGCGATCCTGCGCTACTTCATGTACCGATTCCATTCCGAAGGGGCGGCGCCCGGTCATGCCGATGCGCTTCCCGGCCCCGGGGCGTGA